The window ACCCAACCGAATGTCTTGGTCGCGGATCGAGTTATAAAGGTAAGCATAAAGTCTTGTGACTGGGGTTTTCAGTCGTAAGATGACTAGCCTTTGGTGGGAAAACCAAATTCGGCGCGCGATACTTTCAAAAATCTTTTGTAATAATGAAGGCCCAACTGACTCAAATAAATTTTCCGGAGTCACACGTAAGATTTTTGATTTTGTTTCCGTGATGGCAGATGCCATTCTGGGAGCATTGTCAATGAGTGACATTTCACCAAAAATTTCCCCTGGACCCAAAACATCGATCACATACTCAAATCCTCGCACAATCCCAAAAAGTTTTACGTTTCCCTCTAACACGACATAGATTTCATTACTCTTTTCGCTTTCCACAAAAAGAACTTCACCAGCTTCCAAAGTAGATTGGACGTTATCCCAATGAAACGGTTTAAATGAAGAAGCAACGGATTGAAACAAATCCATTGCCTCCGTTAAATTCTCTGTCGATTGGTTCTCTTTTGACCATTTTAAGAATGCTTGTAAAGAATAGGCAGCGAGATTAGGTTTTTGCCAGGTGAGATAGGTGCGTGCATTCTGAACCAAACGTTCCGGATGGTAATCTCTGTCAGCAGGTTTGTTTGCCTTGGATAAATGTTTTTGAAGGGTCCTTAATTCACGAGAATAGAGCCCCAAAATCTTCATCGCCAATTCCTTTCTTTCTTTTAGGTAAGAACCCAAAAGTCGAATGGGAATCTGAACAAGTTCCACATCTGTATCTGCAAATAAAGTGACAAGGAACCTATGTTCTGTTAAGGCTGAGACGAGTCCAAAACTATCACCCGCCTCATAATAGGCAAGTTCATGGTCGACAACAATGTGTTCTGAATCGACCGAAACACGTCCGGATTTTACGATGAAAAAATTTCCAGTATTGACGGAATTTTGGACAACTATGGCTGCCCCTTTGGAGTATGTGACAATTTTGATATCTTCTGCGGACACTGAATTAAAAATAATGATTTTTAAAGGTACGAGTCAAACATTTAAATCTCCGAAGTCATCTGATCCCAAATGAAATCGTACACTTTTATAGCAGAAATATTTTTTTTCGGGAGTGGGATTTCCGCTGAGAAAATGGGGAAAAAATCGGAATCCGTTGGCAAGCCCCCATGGGATCCTTTAACGAGACCCGCATCGAGTGGAATCACATCCATCAGGTAGCGAAACCCTAACTTTTTTTTCAGTAAGTTCCAAATTACTTTCAGTTTTACCAGTTTTTGAGAAGGGTCCAAAAATAATTCAGCAGGATCGTAACCTGGTTTTCGATGAATGTCCACCAAGCGGGCGTAATCTGGAGCTTTTTTATCATTTAACCAATAATAATACGTAAACCAATGTCCTTCTTTTGCGACAAGAACCAAATCGCCAGATCTTTCATGGTTTAAGTGGTATTTTCTTTGTTCTTGTTTGTCTAAAACCAATGCAACACCTGGTATTTGTTTGGTGATTTGTCTCACCTGTTCGATTGTTTCTTTATTTTGGCAATAAATATGTGAGATTTGATGGTCTGAAACCGAAAATGCTTTTGAGGCACCTGGGTCTAAAAGTTCATACCACCTCTCCTTTCTCACTGCTATGAGTTGGTTTTCTCGTAAAATACGATTGATGTGAATGGGAGTATGGACATTCGTGATACCATATTCAGAAAGTAAAATCACCTTTGTATTTGTTGATTCAAAGTATTCGATTAATTCCTTCAACACGAAATCCAAATCCAAAAGGTCTTGTTTTAAGTGAGTTTTATTCGAACCAAATTTTTGTAATCCGTAATCAAGATGTGGTAAATACACAAATGTTAATGTTGGATTGTATTTCTGATCCACGTAAATTGTAGCATCTTTGATCCATTGAGTTGACTTGATATTGGCATTGG of the Leptospira biflexa serovar Patoc strain 'Patoc 1 (Paris)' genome contains:
- a CDS encoding Crp/Fnr family transcriptional regulator, which produces MSAEDIKIVTYSKGAAIVVQNSVNTGNFFIVKSGRVSVDSEHIVVDHELAYYEAGDSFGLVSALTEHRFLVTLFADTDVELVQIPIRLLGSYLKERKELAMKILGLYSRELRTLQKHLSKANKPADRDYHPERLVQNARTYLTWQKPNLAAYSLQAFLKWSKENQSTENLTEAMDLFQSVASSFKPFHWDNVQSTLEAGEVLFVESEKSNEIYVVLEGNVKLFGIVRGFEYVIDVLGPGEIFGEMSLIDNAPRMASAITETKSKILRVTPENLFESVGPSLLQKIFESIARRIWFSHQRLVILRLKTPVTRLYAYLYNSIRDQDIRLGRNLDLSLSTPHTIYIQMEELCNMCGIIKLKQESIDEFKADTNLVIESNRITIKSRKRLEEKLGHFKSKEGQIVA
- a CDS encoding alkaline phosphatase family protein; the encoded protein is MAKIKKQFRKTVVINVVGLSNSLVSDFTPFLKQYLEKRNQTFIEPMLPGVTTSVQSTYLTGKWPSEHGVVGNGWYDRTDAEVKFWKQSNHLVIGEKIWEKAKKIDPNFTCSKMFWWYNMYSSADYSVTPRPQYHADGVKAPDCYSNPPSLRDELQNKFGPFPLFSFWGPNANIKSTQWIKDATIYVDQKYNPTLTFVYLPHLDYGLQKFGSNKTHLKQDLLDLDFVLKELIEYFESTNTKVILLSEYGITNVHTPIHINRILRENQLIAVRKERWYELLDPGASKAFSVSDHQISHIYCQNKETIEQVRQITKQIPGVALVLDKQEQRKYHLNHERSGDLVLVAKEGHWFTYYYWLNDKKAPDYARLVDIHRKPGYDPAELFLDPSQKLVKLKVIWNLLKKKLGFRYLMDVIPLDAGLVKGSHGGLPTDSDFFPIFSAEIPLPKKNISAIKVYDFIWDQMTSEI